A genomic stretch from Xanthocytophaga agilis includes:
- a CDS encoding leucine-rich repeat domain-containing protein encodes METTRLNFKEHKLIEFPVEIRNAKNLTNLNLEDNSISIIPEWLAELQSLKVIYLSNNRIQNIDVLTQIPSLEVLHLINNQIRHLPDTIGRLQNLKRLYLTGNQLTSLPIAIGELRQLKHLLLGHNQLKSLPAWIAMLSRLEVLNLFDNQLKSLPTRLGQLEQLTYLQLSCNQLTYLPSGIKGLKKLTHLDFFSHYFEQLPEELMYLDALQHLNIGDNRLKRIEYIPSSVKGLSIYANPLEYIDDQVLISLKQVFANSYFAYLYIDTQQQANLKIKPEDYERAPHFQHVKVVDLQGQKMNLKRIRPDSYL; translated from the coding sequence TTGGAAACTACCCGTCTAAACTTTAAAGAACATAAACTTATTGAATTTCCTGTCGAAATACGGAATGCAAAAAATCTTACGAATCTTAATTTAGAAGATAATTCTATATCTATTATTCCTGAGTGGCTGGCTGAATTACAATCGTTAAAAGTTATCTATTTGAGTAACAATAGAATTCAGAATATAGATGTTCTTACACAGATTCCGTCTCTGGAAGTTCTTCATTTAATCAATAACCAGATTAGACATTTACCAGATACTATTGGCCGACTTCAGAATTTGAAACGTTTGTATCTGACAGGAAATCAACTGACAAGCTTGCCAATCGCAATAGGTGAATTGAGACAGTTAAAACATCTGCTACTTGGTCATAATCAGTTAAAATCTCTTCCAGCCTGGATAGCTATGTTGTCCAGATTGGAAGTGCTAAATTTGTTTGATAATCAATTAAAAAGCTTGCCTACAAGGTTAGGACAGCTTGAGCAATTAACCTATCTGCAACTAAGTTGTAACCAGCTTACTTATTTACCTTCTGGTATTAAAGGCTTAAAAAAGCTAACTCATCTGGATTTCTTTAGCCATTATTTTGAACAGCTACCTGAAGAGTTAATGTATTTGGATGCTTTGCAACATCTGAATATAGGTGATAATCGTCTCAAACGAATTGAATATATTCCTTCCTCTGTAAAAGGTTTGAGCATTTATGCCAATCCTCTGGAATATATAGACGATCAAGTTCTTATTTCATTGAAGCAAGTATTTGCCAATTCATATTTTGCCTATCTGTATATTGATACACAACAACAGGCGAATCTGAAAATCAAACCAGAGGATTATGAGCGGGCTCCACATTTTCAACATGTGAAAGTGGTAGACTTGCAAGGACAGAAGATGAATCTGAAGAGAATAAGGCCTGATAGTTATTTGTAA